One genomic region from Biomphalaria glabrata chromosome 7, xgBioGlab47.1, whole genome shotgun sequence encodes:
- the LOC106061631 gene encoding calmodulin-A-like isoform X4: MCLFCFQNHAVTVLDKFTVSQIRELRQAFQLFDKDGDGSISTEELGTVMRNLGQFPSMDELNLMLREIDIDGDGTFSFEEFVQVMANVGGISENSEEDEEEELRQAFRVFDKSGCGYITPSDLRAVLQCMGEELTEEEIDEMIAEVDIDGDGRIDFEEFITCMRSDDEESTDEEDDEQEKETDLHESNLENDE, encoded by the exons atgtgtttattttgttttcagaacCATGCTGTAACTGTGTTGGACAAGTTTACTGTTTCTCAGATCAGAG AATTACGACAAGCTTTTCAACTCTTCGACAAAGATGGCGATGGATCTATCTCGACGGAAGAGCTGGGCACTGTCATGCGCAATCTGGGACAGTTTCCGTCAATGGATGAATTGAATCTTATGTTAAGAGAAATTGATATTGATG GAGATGGCACTTTCTCGTTTGAAGAATTCGTTCAGGTCATGGCCAATGTGGGCGGGATCAGTGAAAACAGCGAGGAGGATGAGGAAGAAGAACTGAGGCAAGCATTCAGG GTTTTTGATAAGTCTGGCTGTGGTTATATCACACCATCAGATCTTAGAGCTGTTCTTCAATGTATGGGAGAGGAACTAACAGAGGAAGAAA TTGATGAAATGATAGCAGAAGTAGATATTGATGGGGATGGCAGGATTGATTTTGAAG AGTTTATTACATGCATGAGAAGTGACGATGAGGAATCAACAGATGAAGAAGATGATGAGCAAGAAAAAGAAACTGATCTTCATGAATCAAATCTTGAAAATGATGAATGA
- the LOC106061631 gene encoding neo-calmodulin-like isoform X2 codes for MTSTHNHAVTVLDKFTVSQIRVKGKKVKATNIRELRQAFQLFDKDGDGSISTEELGTVMRNLGQFPSMDELNLMLREIDIDGDGTFSFEEFVQVMANVGGISENSEEDEEEELRQAFRVFDKSGCGYITPSDLRAVLQCMGEELTEEEIDEMIAEVDIDGDGRIDFEEFITCMRSDDEESTDEEDDEQEKETDLHESNLENDE; via the exons aacCATGCTGTAACTGTGTTGGACAAGTTTACTGTTTCTCAGATCAGAG ttAAAGGCAAGAAAGTAAAGGCAACTAACATTCGTG AATTACGACAAGCTTTTCAACTCTTCGACAAAGATGGCGATGGATCTATCTCGACGGAAGAGCTGGGCACTGTCATGCGCAATCTGGGACAGTTTCCGTCAATGGATGAATTGAATCTTATGTTAAGAGAAATTGATATTGATG GAGATGGCACTTTCTCGTTTGAAGAATTCGTTCAGGTCATGGCCAATGTGGGCGGGATCAGTGAAAACAGCGAGGAGGATGAGGAAGAAGAACTGAGGCAAGCATTCAGG GTTTTTGATAAGTCTGGCTGTGGTTATATCACACCATCAGATCTTAGAGCTGTTCTTCAATGTATGGGAGAGGAACTAACAGAGGAAGAAA TTGATGAAATGATAGCAGAAGTAGATATTGATGGGGATGGCAGGATTGATTTTGAAG AGTTTATTACATGCATGAGAAGTGACGATGAGGAATCAACAGATGAAGAAGATGATGAGCAAGAAAAAGAAACTGATCTTCATGAATCAAATCTTGAAAATGATGAATGA
- the LOC106061631 gene encoding calmodulin-A-like isoform X5, translating into MTSTHNHAVTVLDKFTVSQIRELRQAFQLFDKDGDGSISTEELGTVMRNLGQFPSMDELNLMLREIDIDGDGTFSFEEFVQVMANVGGISENSEEDEEEELRQAFRVFDKSGCGYITPSDLRAVLQCMGEELTEEEIDEMIAEVDIDGDGRIDFEEFITCMRSDDEESTDEEDDEQEKETDLHESNLENDE; encoded by the exons aacCATGCTGTAACTGTGTTGGACAAGTTTACTGTTTCTCAGATCAGAG AATTACGACAAGCTTTTCAACTCTTCGACAAAGATGGCGATGGATCTATCTCGACGGAAGAGCTGGGCACTGTCATGCGCAATCTGGGACAGTTTCCGTCAATGGATGAATTGAATCTTATGTTAAGAGAAATTGATATTGATG GAGATGGCACTTTCTCGTTTGAAGAATTCGTTCAGGTCATGGCCAATGTGGGCGGGATCAGTGAAAACAGCGAGGAGGATGAGGAAGAAGAACTGAGGCAAGCATTCAGG GTTTTTGATAAGTCTGGCTGTGGTTATATCACACCATCAGATCTTAGAGCTGTTCTTCAATGTATGGGAGAGGAACTAACAGAGGAAGAAA TTGATGAAATGATAGCAGAAGTAGATATTGATGGGGATGGCAGGATTGATTTTGAAG AGTTTATTACATGCATGAGAAGTGACGATGAGGAATCAACAGATGAAGAAGATGATGAGCAAGAAAAAGAAACTGATCTTCATGAATCAAATCTTGAAAATGATGAATGA
- the LOC106061631 gene encoding neo-calmodulin-like isoform X1, with amino-acid sequence MCLFCFQNHAVTVLDKFTVSQIRVKGKKVKATNIRELRQAFQLFDKDGDGSISTEELGTVMRNLGQFPSMDELNLMLREIDIDGDGTFSFEEFVQVMANVGGISENSEEDEEEELRQAFRVFDKSGCGYITPSDLRAVLQCMGEELTEEEIDEMIAEVDIDGDGRIDFEEFITCMRSDDEESTDEEDDEQEKETDLHESNLENDE; translated from the exons atgtgtttattttgttttcagaacCATGCTGTAACTGTGTTGGACAAGTTTACTGTTTCTCAGATCAGAG ttAAAGGCAAGAAAGTAAAGGCAACTAACATTCGTG AATTACGACAAGCTTTTCAACTCTTCGACAAAGATGGCGATGGATCTATCTCGACGGAAGAGCTGGGCACTGTCATGCGCAATCTGGGACAGTTTCCGTCAATGGATGAATTGAATCTTATGTTAAGAGAAATTGATATTGATG GAGATGGCACTTTCTCGTTTGAAGAATTCGTTCAGGTCATGGCCAATGTGGGCGGGATCAGTGAAAACAGCGAGGAGGATGAGGAAGAAGAACTGAGGCAAGCATTCAGG GTTTTTGATAAGTCTGGCTGTGGTTATATCACACCATCAGATCTTAGAGCTGTTCTTCAATGTATGGGAGAGGAACTAACAGAGGAAGAAA TTGATGAAATGATAGCAGAAGTAGATATTGATGGGGATGGCAGGATTGATTTTGAAG AGTTTATTACATGCATGAGAAGTGACGATGAGGAATCAACAGATGAAGAAGATGATGAGCAAGAAAAAGAAACTGATCTTCATGAATCAAATCTTGAAAATGATGAATGA
- the LOC106061631 gene encoding calmodulin-A-like isoform X6 produces the protein MLNHAVTVLDKFTVSQIRELRQAFQLFDKDGDGSISTEELGTVMRNLGQFPSMDELNLMLREIDIDGDGTFSFEEFVQVMANVGGISENSEEDEEEELRQAFRVFDKSGCGYITPSDLRAVLQCMGEELTEEEIDEMIAEVDIDGDGRIDFEEFITCMRSDDEESTDEEDDEQEKETDLHESNLENDE, from the exons aacCATGCTGTAACTGTGTTGGACAAGTTTACTGTTTCTCAGATCAGAG AATTACGACAAGCTTTTCAACTCTTCGACAAAGATGGCGATGGATCTATCTCGACGGAAGAGCTGGGCACTGTCATGCGCAATCTGGGACAGTTTCCGTCAATGGATGAATTGAATCTTATGTTAAGAGAAATTGATATTGATG GAGATGGCACTTTCTCGTTTGAAGAATTCGTTCAGGTCATGGCCAATGTGGGCGGGATCAGTGAAAACAGCGAGGAGGATGAGGAAGAAGAACTGAGGCAAGCATTCAGG GTTTTTGATAAGTCTGGCTGTGGTTATATCACACCATCAGATCTTAGAGCTGTTCTTCAATGTATGGGAGAGGAACTAACAGAGGAAGAAA TTGATGAAATGATAGCAGAAGTAGATATTGATGGGGATGGCAGGATTGATTTTGAAG AGTTTATTACATGCATGAGAAGTGACGATGAGGAATCAACAGATGAAGAAGATGATGAGCAAGAAAAAGAAACTGATCTTCATGAATCAAATCTTGAAAATGATGAATGA
- the LOC106061631 gene encoding neo-calmodulin-like isoform X3 translates to MLNHAVTVLDKFTVSQIRVKGKKVKATNIRELRQAFQLFDKDGDGSISTEELGTVMRNLGQFPSMDELNLMLREIDIDGDGTFSFEEFVQVMANVGGISENSEEDEEEELRQAFRVFDKSGCGYITPSDLRAVLQCMGEELTEEEIDEMIAEVDIDGDGRIDFEEFITCMRSDDEESTDEEDDEQEKETDLHESNLENDE, encoded by the exons aacCATGCTGTAACTGTGTTGGACAAGTTTACTGTTTCTCAGATCAGAG ttAAAGGCAAGAAAGTAAAGGCAACTAACATTCGTG AATTACGACAAGCTTTTCAACTCTTCGACAAAGATGGCGATGGATCTATCTCGACGGAAGAGCTGGGCACTGTCATGCGCAATCTGGGACAGTTTCCGTCAATGGATGAATTGAATCTTATGTTAAGAGAAATTGATATTGATG GAGATGGCACTTTCTCGTTTGAAGAATTCGTTCAGGTCATGGCCAATGTGGGCGGGATCAGTGAAAACAGCGAGGAGGATGAGGAAGAAGAACTGAGGCAAGCATTCAGG GTTTTTGATAAGTCTGGCTGTGGTTATATCACACCATCAGATCTTAGAGCTGTTCTTCAATGTATGGGAGAGGAACTAACAGAGGAAGAAA TTGATGAAATGATAGCAGAAGTAGATATTGATGGGGATGGCAGGATTGATTTTGAAG AGTTTATTACATGCATGAGAAGTGACGATGAGGAATCAACAGATGAAGAAGATGATGAGCAAGAAAAAGAAACTGATCTTCATGAATCAAATCTTGAAAATGATGAATGA